GGTGCTGGACGAGCCGACCAGCGCCCTGGACGTCACGGTGCAGGCCGGGATCCTCGAGGTCCTCACCAGCCTGCAGCGGGACCTGGGCCTGACCTACCTGTTCATCTCCCACGACCTCGGCGTGGTGCGCCAGTTCGCCGACACCCTCACCGTGCTGCGCCGCGGCGAGGTGGTCGAGTCCGGGACCGTCGCCGAGGTGCTCTCCGCCCCGCGCGAGGACTACACCCGCGCCCTGCTCGCCTCGATCCCCGTCGGGTCGGGCGGCCGGGAGGGCGAGTCGGGGACGGTCGACGGGCCCGCTGCCGCGGGCGAGCAGCTCGCCGCGGGGGTGGGCACGTGACCAGCACCGACACCGCCGCGACCGAAACCGTCCCGACCGGGACCGCCACGTCCGAGACCGCCACCGCGGGCTCGACGACGCTGCGCGACGGTCGCCTCCTCACTCTCGCGCGCACCGGCTGGGACGATCCGCGCGCGGTCGCGCTGCGGGCGGCGATGGATGCGGAGATCGCCCCGCGCTACGCCGCGCTGCGGGCCGCCGCTCCGCCGCCCGCTCCCCCGTCGGCCGACGACGTCGAGACTGTGGTCCTCGCGCTCGTGGACGGGGAGCCCGCAGCGACCGGGACCCTGCGCCGCCTCCCGGATCGTCTCGAGGTCAAGCGCCTGTTCATCGACCCCGACCATCGCCGGGCGGGTCTCGCGAGCCGCGTCCTCACCGCCCTCGAGGAGGAGGCCCGCGATCGCGGCGCGGCCGAGCTGTTCCTCCAGACCGGCAACCGCCAGCCCGAGGCGATCGCGCTCTACGAGCGGACCCGCTGGCAGCACACCGACGTCTACGCCCCCTACGATCCGACCGACGGGATCAGCGTCTGCTTCTGGAAGGAGCTCTGACCCGGGAGCAGTGAGCCGGGACGGCTGAACGGACCCGCCGGGGCCTGTGCAGAGTCCGACCGCGGTGGCAGTATGCCCGGTATGTCCACCGACGACCGCCTGTCGTCCACCCCACCGCCGCCGACCGCATCACCGATCCCGTCGCTGCGCGCACTGTACGCCCCGGCCGCAGCCCCGATGCCCTGCCGGGCGACGTCCCACCCTCGAGCGCCCGTTCGTTCCTACTGGTCAAAGTCACCCTCGCGCTGATCGCGAGCATCCTGATGGTGTCCGTGCACGAGCTGGCGCACCTGATCACCGGCCTCGCGGCGCAGCTGCTGGAGATCCCGGTCGCCGGGCAGGTCCTCGCGCTGCTGATCGGGGTGGCGGGCATGTTCGCCAACGCCCGCGCTTTCGCCACCCAGATGGCCCGTCACACCGGGGACAGCAACCCCCACCGTCAGGCGATGACGCTGTACATGTGGCTGTTCGGTATGGGCGTCCCCATGGGTCTCAGCCTGCTGTACCTCGCGGTGAGCCCCGCGGACGTCCCGCCCGGCAGCCGGATCGCGATCGTCGCCGCCGGCACCGCGGTGCTCGTGTTCGCGCCGATGGCGCACATCTTCGCCCGCGCCGTGCAGGACGTGGAGCTCGAACCGCTGCGCCTGCCGCGGGTTCCGTTCCTCGCCCTCGTAGTCCTGGTGCTCCTGGTCCTCGGCAACATCGCGCTGAGCCTCGGGGTGCGGGTGGGGTGAGCCGACGGGCTCGCGCGGCTCACCCGAGCAGCGCAGCCACCCGGCGATCGGACTCGGCGAGTGCGTCGCGGTCGGTGGTCGAGCCGGAGGCGAGGATCTCGTCGGCCCCCGTCGTCTCGACGAGGCGGCCGACGCGCTCCCGCAGCGTGGCCTCGGAGCCGGCCCAGCTCGCCGCGAGCCCCCGCTCGATCCGCGCGCGCTCGCGCGCGGAGAGGACGCGAGCATGGATGGCCTCCGCACTCTCCAGCGGTGGGAACGCGCCCGTCTCGCGGGAGCGGACCATCGCCCATACCTCGGGCAGCGCGAGCTCGCGGGCCTCGGCGTCGGTGTCGGCGACCAGCAGGTCCAGCGCGAGCATGACGCGCGGGGTGCTGCCGTGGTGGGGCCGGAACGCGCGACGGTACTCGGCGAGTCGCTCGCCGATCCGGTCGCCGAGCAGCGCCGGCCCGCCGAGCACCACCCCGAGCCCGAGCGAGGCGGCGGTTGCGAGGCCCGCGCCGGTGGCGAGCAGGTGCAGGGGCGGCGGGGTCGCGGCGACGGGCCGGGAGGTGAGCGCCGCCGTGCCCTCGAGGTATTCCCGCACCTCGGCGACCTCGGCCGCGAACTGCTCGTGGGTCGCCTCGGTGCGGCCGAGGGCCTCCCGCACCGGGGCGGTGAAGCCGAGGGAGCGGCCGAGCCCGAGATCCACCCTCCCGGGCGTCAGCGCCTCGAGCATGAGGAACTGCTCGGCGACGACGAGGGGACGGTGGTTGGGGAGCATGACCCCGCCGGAGCCGAGCCGGATGCGGGAGGTGCGCTGCCCGATCGCGGCCAGCAGCACGGCCGGGGAGCCCGACGCGATGCCCGGCACGGTGTGGTGCTCGGCCACCCAGAAGCGGTGGTACCCGAGCTGCTCCGCGAGGACCGCCCGCTCGAGGCTGTGGCCGAGGGCGGCCTGCTCGGAATGGTCCGCGCGCGTGCGGGAGCGGTCGAGCAGGGAGTACCTCATGCCTGCGGGCAACGTCGGCCGGGCCCGAAATCTTCCCGGATCCGGGGTCGAGAACCTCTCACCGCCGCCCCGCCCGCGTCCGGGCGCGCGTGGATAGCCTGAACAGTATGAATGCGCCTCATGTGCCCCTGTCGATCCTCGATCTCGTCTCCATCTCCGAAGGCCAGAGCACCCGTGAGGCGATCGCCGCCTCCATGGAGGGCGCACAGGCCGCAGACCGGCTGGGCTACGAGCGCTACTGGTTCGCCGAGCACCACAACACCAACTCCCTCGCCTCCTCGGCGACCTCGCTGCTGATCGATCGCGCCGCCTCGATGACCGAGCGGATCCGCGTCGGCTCCGGCGGGATCATGCTGCCGAACCACTCGCCGCTGTCCGTGATCGAGCAGTTCGGCACCCTCGTGCAGTTCCACGGCGACCGCATCGACCTGGGCCTCGGCCGGGCGCCGGGCACCGACCAGCTCACCGCGCAGCTGCTGGCCCGCACCTCCGCGGAGCCGTCGGCGTTCATCACCGCCGTCGAGCAGATGCGCGACTGGTCCCGCGAGGAGTACACCGGCGGCCTGCCGATCCACGCGGACGTCGCCCGCGGCACGGACGTGCCGATGTGGATCCTCGGCTCCACTGCCAACGGCGCGCGCCTGGCCGCGCAGCTGGGCCTACCCTTCGCCGTCGCCTCGCACTTCGCACCGTTCCAGTACCTGCAGGCGCTGGAGACCTACCGCGCCCACTTCGACCCGTCGGCCGACTCCGCCCAGATCGAGGCCCCCCACACCATGGTGGGCGCGAACCTCGTGATCGCGGAGACCGACGAGGAGGCGCAGCGCCAGTACACGACGCTGCAGCAGATGTTCCTCGGCGTGGTCACCGGGCAGCGCCAGAAGATCCAGCCGCCCAAGGACATCGAGGACGTCGCCGCCCCGCACCTGCTCTCGCAGGTCGACCAGACCCTGTCGATCAAGGCCGTCGGCTCCCCCGCCACCGTCGTCGCCCAGCTCGAGGAGATCGTCGCCGCGACGAAGGCCGACGAGCTCATCCTCACCGCCTACTACTACGACCCGGCAGACCGCCTGAAGGGCCTCGAGCTGCTCGCCGAGGCCTGGGGGCTCTGAGCCGGAAAGTTCTGAGCCGGAGAGTTCTGGGCCGGAGGGTTCTGGGTCGGCTCCTCCGCCCCTCCCCGCCGACTGGTAGAACTGGCGGCGGGGAGAAGGGGGACCACCATGAGGATCACCAACTCGGGACACGGCCGGAGCACAGTGCTGCGCACACTGGCAGGCGGAGCGCTGACCGCGACCGTGCTCGCGGGCTGCGGCCTGCTCGGCGGCGACCGCTCCGCGGACGAGGACTGGGCGCACGACGCGCAGAGCGAGCGCTACTACCCGCGCGACCTGCTCTCCCAGTCGGAGGACCAGGTGCGTGAACACTTCCCCGCGCTCGGCGACCCCGACTCGGTGACGATGACCGAGGGCCGGTTCACCGACCCGCACGGTCGAGCACCGCTTCCCGGACCGGACGACTACTGGTGGCAGGCCGTGATCGAGATCGGCCCCGAGGTCAGCGAGCAGCTCGTCACCGGTCCCGACGGCCCGGAGCCGGTTACCGAGGACGAGGTGCGAGGTCTGCTCGTCCCCACTCTCGAAACGGACTTCGCGGACTGCGGGAGCGGCTGGGTGGACGTGACCCCGGCACTCACCGGGAAGGGCCACGCGAATGTCAGCGAGGCCGGTGACCTCATCGAGCTCGCCGCCCTCTGCACGGACGACGGCCGCCTGGTCACCTCCCTCGCCGACATGTGAGGGCGGCCGCGGCGGTTCTCGGCCTGTCATGCTGTCCCCATGACGTCCCCGGACCTTGACGCCGAGGCC
This genomic interval from Brachybacterium aquaticum contains the following:
- a CDS encoding GNAT family N-acetyltransferase, whose protein sequence is MTSTDTAATETVPTGTATSETATAGSTTLRDGRLLTLARTGWDDPRAVALRAAMDAEIAPRYAALRAAAPPPAPPSADDVETVVLALVDGEPAATGTLRRLPDRLEVKRLFIDPDHRRAGLASRVLTALEEEARDRGAAELFLQTGNRQPEAIALYERTRWQHTDVYAPYDPTDGISVCFWKEL
- a CDS encoding MsnO8 family LLM class oxidoreductase, which encodes MRYSLLDRSRTRADHSEQAALGHSLERAVLAEQLGYHRFWVAEHHTVPGIASGSPAVLLAAIGQRTSRIRLGSGGVMLPNHRPLVVAEQFLMLEALTPGRVDLGLGRSLGFTAPVREALGRTEATHEQFAAEVAEVREYLEGTAALTSRPVAATPPPLHLLATGAGLATAASLGLGVVLGGPALLGDRIGERLAEYRRAFRPHHGSTPRVMLALDLLVADTDAEARELALPEVWAMVRSRETGAFPPLESAEAIHARVLSARERARIERGLAASWAGSEATLRERVGRLVETTGADEILASGSTTDRDALAESDRRVAALLG
- a CDS encoding LLM class flavin-dependent oxidoreductase; this translates as MNAPHVPLSILDLVSISEGQSTREAIAASMEGAQAADRLGYERYWFAEHHNTNSLASSATSLLIDRAASMTERIRVGSGGIMLPNHSPLSVIEQFGTLVQFHGDRIDLGLGRAPGTDQLTAQLLARTSAEPSAFITAVEQMRDWSREEYTGGLPIHADVARGTDVPMWILGSTANGARLAAQLGLPFAVASHFAPFQYLQALETYRAHFDPSADSAQIEAPHTMVGANLVIAETDEEAQRQYTTLQQMFLGVVTGQRQKIQPPKDIEDVAAPHLLSQVDQTLSIKAVGSPATVVAQLEEIVAATKADELILTAYYYDPADRLKGLELLAEAWGL